The proteins below are encoded in one region of Metabacillus dongyingensis:
- the ftsE gene encoding cell division ATP-binding protein FtsE codes for MIEMTDVFKTYSNGVLAINGINVKIDQGEFVYVVGPSGAGKSTFIKMMYREERPTDGKIVINGINLAKLREKKVPYLRRSIGVVFQDFKLLPKLTVFENIAFALEVIGENPRIIKKRVLDVLDLVQLKHKARFFPNELSGGEQQRVSIARSIINNPGVVIADEPTGNLDPDTSWEIMSIFEEINNRGTTVVMATHNREIVNTMKKRVIAIEDGKIVRDEARGEYGIYD; via the coding sequence ATGATCGAAATGACAGACGTTTTTAAAACGTATTCAAATGGCGTTCTTGCCATTAATGGAATAAATGTAAAAATAGATCAGGGCGAATTTGTTTATGTTGTCGGTCCGAGCGGTGCTGGTAAATCAACATTTATTAAAATGATGTACCGTGAAGAAAGACCAACAGACGGCAAAATCGTGATCAATGGAATAAATCTTGCTAAATTGCGGGAAAAGAAAGTTCCATATTTAAGAAGAAGCATCGGCGTTGTTTTCCAGGACTTTAAACTTTTGCCTAAGTTAACTGTTTTTGAAAACATTGCATTTGCTCTTGAAGTTATTGGAGAGAATCCTAGAATTATCAAAAAGAGAGTGCTGGACGTTTTAGACCTTGTTCAGCTCAAGCATAAGGCTAGATTTTTCCCTAATGAGTTATCAGGAGGAGAACAGCAGCGCGTTTCGATTGCGCGGTCAATTATTAACAATCCTGGGGTTGTCATCGCTGATGAGCCGACAGGAAATCTTGACCCCGATACATCTTGGGAGATTATGAGCATCTTTGAGGAAATCAACAATCGAGGAACGACTGTTGTGATGGCTACACACAACCGTGAGATAGTAAACACCATGAAAAAACGAGTCATCGCGATCGAAGATGGAAAGATTGTGCGTGACGAGGCTAGAGGGGA
- the cccB gene encoding cytochrome c551 → MKTKLFALLFGTSLALAACGGGDNAGEEPKEDSGTKDTAKAEEIVQQNCISCHGQNLEGGGAAPSLEKVGGKYDEDKIESIINKGQGGMPAGLINETDAAVVAEWLAQKK, encoded by the coding sequence ATGAAAACAAAACTATTCGCACTATTATTTGGAACATCACTTGCGCTCGCTGCATGCGGAGGCGGAGATAATGCCGGAGAAGAGCCCAAAGAAGATTCAGGAACTAAGGATACGGCAAAAGCTGAAGAAATCGTACAGCAAAACTGCATCAGCTGTCATGGACAAAATCTTGAAGGCGGCGGGGCTGCACCTAGCCTGGAAAAAGTAGGCGGTAAATATGATGAAGATAAAATTGAAAGCATCATTAACAAAGGTCAGGGCGGAATGCCTGCAGGTCTTATTAATGAAACAGACGCAGCTGTAGTAGCAGAATGGCTTGCGCAGAAGAAGTAG
- a CDS encoding YitT family protein, with protein sequence MFQRKRTRTYNPALEKITSYLFILLGSGIVAIAFNLFLLPNRIASGGVSGISTITDFLFGFEPAYVQWAFNIPLFIAGVLLLGKQFGLKTLIGTIFLPFVVFLTKEMEPATTDPLLGAIFGGIGVGLGLGLVFRGKASTGGTDLAAQIIHKFTGLSLGTCVALIDGLIVLMATFVFDIERGLYALVGLYVTSKTIDIVQVGLGRSKMTMIITNQEEEVRKAILSEIDRGVTKLSAFGGYTDNERPILMCVVDQTEFTKLKQLVKSIDTSAFVVVMDASDVLGEGFKRA encoded by the coding sequence ATGTTTCAGCGTAAACGCACTCGTACTTACAATCCGGCTTTAGAAAAGATCACTTCATATTTGTTTATTTTGCTTGGTTCTGGAATCGTTGCCATTGCCTTTAATTTGTTTCTCCTGCCTAACCGCATTGCATCTGGCGGAGTCAGCGGCATCAGTACTATTACAGATTTCTTATTTGGATTTGAACCTGCGTATGTTCAGTGGGCCTTCAACATTCCTTTATTTATCGCAGGAGTTCTGCTCCTTGGAAAGCAATTTGGTTTAAAAACGTTAATAGGAACCATTTTCCTTCCTTTTGTAGTCTTTTTAACAAAAGAAATGGAGCCTGCAACGACAGATCCTTTGCTTGGAGCCATTTTCGGCGGAATCGGCGTAGGTCTTGGTCTCGGTCTTGTTTTTCGCGGAAAAGCTTCAACAGGCGGGACAGATCTTGCGGCACAGATTATCCATAAGTTCACAGGACTCTCTCTTGGTACATGTGTAGCTTTAATAGATGGACTGATCGTGCTGATGGCAACTTTTGTTTTTGATATAGAACGCGGTCTATATGCACTTGTAGGCCTTTATGTGACCAGCAAAACCATTGATATCGTTCAAGTTGGACTTGGACGTTCTAAGATGACGATGATCATTACCAATCAAGAAGAAGAAGTCAGAAAGGCAATTCTGAGTGAAATTGACAGGGGAGTGACCAAATTATCTGCCTTCGGAGGCTATACGGACAATGAGCGGCCGATTTTAATGTGTGTGGTTGATCAAACAGAATTCACCAAATTGAAACAACTCGTAAAAAGCATTGATACGTCTGCATTTGTCGTTGTAATGGATGCTTCTGATGTACTCGGCGAAGGTTTCAAGCGGGCGTAG
- the prfB gene encoding peptide chain release factor 2 (programmed frameshift) has product MELSDIRNELEKMAKKLAAFRGSLDLDHKQARIDELDEMMSHPNFWDSQSEAQAVINESNALKEAVNQFNEMNETHENLEVTHELLKEEPDAELHAELENEVVELTAAMNEFELQLLLSEPHDKNNAILELHPGAGGTESQDWGSMLLRMYTRWGEKKGFKVETLDYLPGDEAGIKSVTLLFKGHNAYGYLKAEKGVHRLVRISPFDASGRRHTSFVSCEVMPEFNDEIDIDIRTEDLKIDTYRASGAGGQHINTTDSAVRITHIPTNTVVTCQTERSQIKNRERAMKMLQAKLYQLKLDEQQAELDEIRGEQKEIGWGSQIRSYVFHPYSLVKDHRTSTESGNVQGVMDGDLDPFIDAYLRSKLS; this is encoded by the exons ATGGAATTATCAGATATCCGGAACGAACTTGAAAAAATGGCTAAGAAATTAGCGGCTTTTAGGGGGTCTCTT GACCTCGACCACAAACAGGCTCGTATTGATGAGCTAGATGAAATGATGTCCCATCCGAATTTTTGGGACAGCCAAAGTGAAGCACAGGCCGTGATTAATGAAAGCAATGCTTTAAAAGAAGCGGTCAACCAATTCAATGAAATGAACGAAACACATGAGAATCTTGAAGTGACGCATGAGCTTTTAAAAGAAGAGCCAGACGCTGAGCTTCACGCTGAGCTTGAAAATGAAGTCGTTGAACTGACTGCGGCTATGAACGAATTTGAGCTTCAGCTTCTATTAAGCGAGCCTCATGATAAAAATAATGCGATTCTTGAGCTTCATCCAGGAGCTGGCGGCACGGAGTCCCAGGACTGGGGTTCCATGCTGCTCCGCATGTATACTCGCTGGGGCGAAAAGAAAGGCTTCAAGGTTGAAACCCTTGATTACCTTCCTGGAGACGAAGCCGGTATTAAGAGCGTCACGCTTCTATTCAAAGGACATAACGCATACGGTTACTTGAAAGCTGAAAAAGGTGTACATCGTCTTGTCCGTATTTCACCATTCGATGCCTCGGGCCGCCGTCATACATCGTTTGTATCATGTGAAGTTATGCCTGAATTCAATGATGAAATCGACATTGATATCCGCACAGAGGACCTGAAAATTGATACGTACCGTGCGAGCGGTGCCGGCGGTCAGCATATCAATACAACTGACTCCGCTGTCCGTATCACTCATATTCCAACCAATACGGTTGTAACATGCCAAACAGAGCGCTCACAGATCAAAAACCGTGAGAGAGCGATGAAAATGCTTCAAGCGAAGCTCTATCAGCTGAAGCTTGATGAACAGCAGGCAGAGCTTGACGAAATCCGCGGCGAGCAAAAAGAAATCGGCTGGGGATCTCAAATCCGTTCTTATGTATTCCACCCGTACTCTCTTGTAAAAGATCACCGCACAAGTACAGAGAGCGGAAACGTTCAAGGCGTCATGGACGGCGATTTAGATCCATTTATTGATGCATACTTGCGTTCTAAACTTTCATAA
- the secA gene encoding preprotein translocase subunit SecA translates to MLGILNKVFDFNKRALNKYEKMANQIESLSSDMEKLSDEDLKAKTQEFKGRIAKGESVDDLLTESFAVVREAAKRVLGLYPYPVQLMGGIALHEGNISEMKTGEGKTLTSTMPVYLNALSGKGVHVVTVNEYLASRDAVEMGKLYEFLGLTVGLNTNGLSKEEKRAAYAADVTYSTNNELGFDYLRDNMVLYKEQMVQRPLHYAVIDEVDSILIDEARTPLIISGSAAKSTMLYVQANGFVRSLKRDEDYTFDEKTKGVQLTEDGMSKAEKAFHIENLFDLTHVSLNHHINMALRAHVVMHNDVDYVVEEGQVVIVDQFTGRLMKGRRYSDGLHQAIEAKEGLEIQNESMTLATITFQNYFRMYEKLSGMTGTAKTEEEEFRNIYNMQVVAIPTNRDVVRDDRADLVYRSMEGKFKAVVDDVTTRYFAGQPVLVGTVAVETSELISKLLKKKGVPHNVLNAKNHEREAEIIENAGHQGSVTIATNMAGRGTDIKLGPGVIELGGLAVIGTERHESRRIDNQLRGRSGRQGDPGVTQFYLSMEDELMRRFGSENMMAMMDRLGMDDSQPIQSKIVTRAVESAQKRVEGNNFDARKQLLQYDDVLRQQREVIYKQRFDVIDSENLRSIVESMVTSTVERVVAMYTPKDELPEEWNLEGLLDYLHANLLEEGTFTVNDFKGKESEEITELVLEKTKARYSEKEEAFGEEQMREFEKVILLRAVDTKWMDHIDAMDQLRQGIHLRAYGQTDPLREYQMEGFAMFENMIASIEEDAAKYIMKAEIRNNLEREEVAKPQEAVHPKEGDEAPKKKPVKKQMEIGRNEACVCGSGKKYKNCCGK, encoded by the coding sequence ATGCTTGGAATCTTAAATAAGGTGTTTGATTTTAACAAACGTGCATTAAATAAATATGAAAAAATGGCTAATCAAATAGAGTCTTTATCATCAGACATGGAAAAGCTTTCTGATGAAGATCTAAAGGCGAAAACACAGGAGTTTAAAGGCCGCATTGCAAAAGGTGAGAGCGTCGATGACCTTTTGACTGAATCTTTTGCTGTAGTCCGCGAAGCTGCAAAGCGTGTTCTTGGCTTATACCCTTATCCTGTTCAGCTTATGGGGGGCATCGCGCTTCATGAGGGCAATATCTCTGAGATGAAAACAGGGGAAGGTAAGACGCTGACGTCCACCATGCCTGTTTATCTGAATGCTCTTTCCGGAAAAGGCGTTCATGTTGTAACAGTCAATGAATACTTGGCAAGCCGTGATGCTGTTGAAATGGGCAAGCTGTATGAGTTTCTTGGATTAACAGTAGGCTTAAATACGAACGGCCTTTCAAAAGAAGAAAAGCGCGCTGCTTATGCCGCTGATGTAACTTATTCTACTAATAATGAATTAGGATTTGACTACTTGCGCGATAACATGGTGCTTTACAAAGAGCAGATGGTTCAGCGTCCGCTTCACTATGCTGTAATCGATGAAGTTGACTCCATCTTAATTGACGAAGCGCGTACGCCGCTGATCATCTCCGGTTCTGCTGCAAAGTCAACGATGCTTTATGTGCAGGCAAACGGTTTTGTGCGTTCTCTTAAACGTGACGAGGATTATACGTTTGATGAAAAAACAAAAGGTGTTCAGCTGACAGAAGACGGTATGTCTAAAGCTGAAAAAGCATTCCATATTGAAAACCTTTTTGATCTTACACATGTTTCATTAAATCATCATATTAATATGGCATTAAGAGCACATGTGGTAATGCACAATGATGTTGACTACGTTGTTGAAGAAGGTCAGGTTGTCATCGTTGACCAGTTTACAGGCCGTTTAATGAAGGGCCGCCGCTACAGCGATGGTCTTCACCAGGCAATTGAGGCAAAAGAAGGTCTTGAGATTCAAAATGAAAGCATGACGCTTGCAACGATTACGTTCCAGAACTACTTCCGCATGTACGAGAAGCTTTCTGGTATGACGGGTACAGCGAAAACGGAAGAAGAGGAATTCCGCAACATTTACAACATGCAGGTTGTTGCGATCCCTACTAACCGTGATGTTGTCCGTGATGACCGCGCTGACCTTGTGTACCGTTCAATGGAAGGCAAGTTCAAAGCAGTTGTGGATGATGTAACGACGCGTTACTTTGCCGGTCAGCCAGTATTGGTTGGTACGGTTGCTGTTGAAACGTCAGAGCTTATTTCAAAGCTTTTGAAGAAAAAAGGCGTTCCGCATAACGTTCTGAATGCGAAGAACCATGAGCGGGAAGCTGAAATCATCGAAAATGCCGGTCACCAAGGTTCCGTTACAATCGCAACTAACATGGCCGGACGCGGTACGGATATCAAGCTTGGACCTGGTGTTATAGAGCTTGGCGGTTTAGCTGTTATCGGTACAGAGCGCCACGAATCCCGCCGTATTGATAATCAGCTCCGCGGACGTTCAGGCCGTCAGGGAGACCCTGGTGTGACTCAGTTCTACCTTTCAATGGAAGATGAATTAATGAGACGCTTCGGTTCTGAGAATATGATGGCAATGATGGATCGTCTCGGAATGGATGATTCACAGCCGATTCAAAGTAAAATTGTTACCCGTGCGGTTGAATCTGCGCAAAAACGTGTTGAGGGCAATAACTTTGATGCACGTAAACAGCTTCTGCAATATGACGATGTGCTTCGTCAGCAGCGTGAAGTCATTTACAAGCAGCGCTTTGATGTCATCGATTCAGAAAATCTTCGCAGCATCGTAGAAAGCATGGTTACATCAACAGTTGAGCGCGTGGTTGCCATGTACACTCCTAAGGACGAGCTTCCTGAGGAATGGAATCTTGAAGGATTGCTTGATTATCTCCATGCCAATCTTCTTGAAGAGGGTACCTTTACGGTGAATGATTTCAAAGGGAAAGAATCGGAAGAAATCACTGAACTTGTGTTAGAGAAAACAAAAGCACGCTACAGCGAAAAAGAAGAAGCGTTCGGCGAAGAGCAGATGCGCGAATTCGAAAAAGTAATCCTGCTTCGAGCGGTTGATACGAAATGGATGGATCATATTGATGCAATGGATCAATTGCGTCAAGGTATTCACCTTCGCGCATATGGACAGACAGATCCGCTTCGCGAGTATCAAATGGAAGGCTTTGCGATGTTTGAAAACATGATTGCATCGATTGAAGAAGATGCTGCAAAATATATCATGAAAGCAGAAATCCGCAACAACCTTGAGCGCGAGGAAGTTGCAAAACCACAGGAGGCCGTTCACCCGAAAGAGGGAGACGAGGCGCCTAAGAAAAAACCTGTTAAAAAGCAGATGGAAATTGGCCGAAATGAAGCATGTGTTTGCGGAAGCGGCAAAAAATACAAAAACTGCTGCGGTAAGTAA
- a CDS encoding DUF4282 domain-containing protein, translating to MQDFLKFNKMITPTIISVIFYVGSAISVIAGFVSIISGANAIYGGGAQIFAGLFMILLGPFVIRIYCELLIVIFKMNEALQDITKNVSLKGKSSVSSSETL from the coding sequence ATGCAGGATTTTTTAAAATTTAATAAAATGATTACGCCTACTATTATCTCTGTTATTTTTTATGTGGGATCAGCCATTAGTGTCATTGCAGGGTTTGTTTCGATTATTAGCGGGGCTAATGCCATATACGGAGGCGGCGCTCAAATATTTGCAGGGTTATTTATGATCTTGCTTGGTCCTTTTGTTATCCGAATTTATTGCGAGCTGTTAATTGTCATATTTAAAATGAATGAGGCTCTGCAGGATATAACAAAGAATGTTTCATTAAAGGGAAAAAGCAGTGTCTCGTCAAGTGAAACTCTATAA
- the hpf gene encoding ribosome hibernation-promoting factor, HPF/YfiA family: MNYNVRGENIEVTPALREYVEKKIGKLERYFEDSIDANVNVNLKFYNDQESKIEVTIPMTNLVLRAEEYNEDMYAAIDLVTNKLERQIRKHKTKVNRKLREQGSAKFMFTNGAVEAEGEQAQPPVQEEDDSIEVVRTKRFNLKPMDSEEAILQMNMLGHNFFVFTNAETNSTNVVYQRKDGKYAIIEPTE; this comes from the coding sequence TTGAATTATAACGTCAGAGGCGAAAACATTGAGGTAACTCCAGCTTTAAGAGAGTATGTCGAGAAGAAAATCGGCAAGCTAGAACGCTATTTTGAGGATTCAATCGATGCAAACGTAAATGTAAATTTAAAATTCTACAATGATCAAGAATCAAAGATTGAAGTAACGATTCCAATGACCAATTTAGTGTTGCGTGCTGAGGAATACAATGAGGATATGTACGCTGCCATCGATCTTGTGACAAACAAGCTTGAGCGTCAAATCCGTAAACATAAAACGAAAGTAAACCGAAAATTGCGCGAGCAGGGTTCAGCGAAATTCATGTTTACAAATGGGGCAGTTGAGGCAGAGGGTGAACAAGCTCAGCCGCCGGTTCAGGAAGAAGATGACTCCATCGAAGTTGTCCGCACAAAGCGCTTTAACTTAAAGCCAATGGACAGTGAGGAAGCGATCCTTCAAATGAACATGCTTGGCCATAACTTTTTCGTTTTCACAAATGCTGAAACGAATTCTACGAATGTGGTTTATCAGCGCAAAGACGGCAAATATGCGATTATCGAACCAACTGAATAA
- a CDS encoding flagellar protein FliT: protein MSAVNKLHQLTKQLLSEVNGAPDKDMRDSHIVNIQDWIEQRDSLINQLKPPYNREEKQLGKEITEWNAIIHDKLNLLKQEIKNDITQLKIQKASNQKYINPYQNASVDGMYYDKRK, encoded by the coding sequence GTGAGTGCAGTAAACAAACTGCACCAGCTTACAAAGCAATTACTGTCAGAGGTAAACGGTGCACCAGATAAAGACATGAGGGACAGCCACATCGTTAACATCCAGGATTGGATTGAGCAGCGTGACAGTCTGATCAACCAGCTCAAGCCTCCGTACAATCGTGAGGAAAAACAGCTTGGCAAAGAAATTACCGAATGGAACGCCATTATTCATGACAAGCTGAATCTGCTGAAGCAGGAAATTAAAAACGATATTACCCAGCTCAAAATTCAAAAAGCATCGAATCAAAAATACATCAATCCTTATCAGAACGCATCAGTCGATGGCATGTACTATGATAAACGCAAATAA
- the fliS gene encoding flagellar export chaperone FliS, producing the protein MALNNPYQAYQQNSVSTASPGELTLMLYNGCLKFIKQARQAIQQKKTQEKNLNLQKAQRIIQELMITLNPEAAVSESMMSMYEYMNRRLVEANISNDLVILAEVEEYVTEFRDTWKQVIQSARKQQFGQGGQV; encoded by the coding sequence ATGGCACTTAACAACCCTTATCAAGCGTATCAGCAAAATTCTGTGAGTACTGCTTCACCGGGCGAATTAACGCTGATGCTTTATAATGGATGTCTAAAGTTTATCAAGCAAGCACGCCAGGCAATTCAGCAGAAAAAAACGCAAGAGAAAAACCTCAATCTTCAAAAAGCACAGCGGATTATTCAGGAACTGATGATTACATTAAATCCTGAAGCTGCCGTATCTGAATCGATGATGTCGATGTATGAATATATGAATCGCCGTTTAGTAGAAGCCAATATTTCAAATGACTTGGTTATTCTTGCTGAGGTGGAAGAGTATGTAACAGAGTTTCGTGATACTTGGAAGCAAGTGATTCAATCGGCCCGAAAGCAGCAGTTCGGACAAGGCGGTCAAGTCTAG
- the fliD gene encoding flagellar filament capping protein FliD translates to MVRIGGLASGMDIDSLVADLMKAERMPLDKLKQNKQTLEWQRDGYREMNSLLFAFRNATFDMKLSGNYRARATNSSNSDKVTAAATSSASTSSYSISKVEQLATAATKVNAGAISADGSKVDPSKSLYEMKDSFANQNFNWQTGTVKNQTITADADGSTFNLKLETGEVLKNFDKDAVIKADGKTFTLVTGTPQAGEAKIDSDGTLTFGESIKKGSTIKVEYVIDSTDNYMSFDMQTHTSKGQIKENFLIQGTESLNTVFNKINSSELGVTALYDSFSDKITLTRKETGDFNTAGNEIITSAGFLNNVLGFGSGTETGGQNAKFTINGLSTERTSNTFEMSGVTFTLKDTFAATDPAVSVNVTNDTNAVFDNIKKFVTLYNETIAKIQAKTDETRYRDYQPLSDEERESLTDKQQEQWDEKAQSGLLRRDSILTGALSQMRTDFYSTLSAATGSSFTHLSNIGISTTSNYREGGKLIIDEAKLKKAIEENPEGVEKLFTSNGPTSSEKGIITNLYNNLKTTMDKLNARAGTSSSTSQQFTIGRNLSSIDSQIDRFEDRLTQVENRYWAQFTAMEKAIQRSNDQMNYLMQQFG, encoded by the coding sequence ATGGTTCGAATAGGTGGTTTGGCAAGCGGAATGGACATTGATTCGCTTGTTGCCGATCTAATGAAAGCAGAGAGAATGCCGCTTGATAAATTAAAGCAAAATAAACAAACGCTTGAATGGCAGCGGGACGGCTATCGTGAAATGAACAGCCTGCTGTTTGCATTCCGCAATGCGACGTTTGATATGAAGCTCTCCGGCAACTACCGTGCACGTGCAACGAACAGTTCGAATTCTGATAAAGTGACAGCCGCTGCTACTAGTTCGGCGAGCACATCTTCTTACAGCATTTCAAAGGTAGAACAGCTTGCGACAGCAGCGACTAAGGTAAATGCAGGTGCGATTTCAGCAGATGGATCAAAGGTTGATCCGTCGAAGTCACTTTACGAAATGAAAGATTCTTTCGCGAACCAGAATTTCAACTGGCAGACAGGTACCGTGAAAAATCAGACGATTACCGCTGATGCAGATGGAAGCACGTTTAATCTCAAATTAGAGACCGGAGAGGTTCTGAAAAACTTCGATAAAGATGCGGTCATAAAAGCAGATGGAAAAACTTTTACGCTTGTAACAGGAACACCGCAGGCTGGAGAAGCAAAGATTGATAGTGACGGGACTCTTACATTCGGCGAGTCGATCAAAAAAGGAAGCACTATAAAAGTAGAGTATGTAATAGACAGTACAGACAATTATATGTCCTTTGATATGCAAACACACACATCCAAAGGGCAAATAAAAGAAAATTTTCTTATACAGGGTACAGAATCATTAAATACCGTTTTTAATAAAATCAATTCATCTGAACTTGGTGTCACCGCTTTATACGATTCTTTTTCAGATAAAATTACGCTTACTAGAAAAGAAACGGGTGACTTTAACACGGCTGGTAATGAAATCATTACTTCAGCTGGTTTCCTGAATAATGTGCTGGGATTTGGTTCTGGAACGGAAACTGGAGGCCAAAACGCAAAATTCACGATCAACGGCCTATCAACTGAACGTACCTCCAACACTTTCGAAATGAGCGGAGTCACTTTCACTTTAAAAGACACATTCGCAGCAACAGACCCTGCAGTATCAGTAAACGTCACAAACGATACGAACGCAGTCTTTGACAACATTAAAAAGTTCGTGACCTTATATAATGAAACAATCGCAAAAATTCAGGCCAAAACAGATGAAACACGCTACCGTGATTATCAGCCGCTGTCTGATGAAGAGCGCGAATCTCTAACTGATAAACAGCAGGAACAATGGGATGAAAAAGCGCAAAGCGGACTGCTCAGAAGAGACTCAATCCTCACAGGTGCACTAAGCCAAATGCGTACAGATTTTTATTCCACTCTATCTGCAGCAACCGGCTCGTCATTCACTCATTTGTCTAACATTGGCATCTCGACAACTTCGAACTACCGTGAAGGCGGCAAGTTAATCATCGATGAAGCGAAGCTGAAAAAAGCGATTGAAGAAAATCCTGAAGGTGTTGAAAAGCTCTTCACTAGCAACGGGCCGACAAGCAGTGAAAAAGGGATTATCACAAACCTTTATAACAACTTAAAAACAACGATGGACAAGCTGAATGCCAGGGCTGGAACGTCCAGTTCCACTAGCCAGCAGTTTACAATCGGCAGGAACCTATCCTCCATTGACTCTCAAATCGACCGGTTTGAAGACCGCTTAACCCAAGTAGAAAACCGCTATTGGGCACAGTTCACGGCGATGGAAAAAGCCATTCAGCGTTCAAACGATCAAATGAATTATCTTATGCAGCAATTCGGTTAA
- the flaG gene encoding flagellar protein FlaG produces the protein MMIDKMSSQPGPRISEIDTKPIKLPEYKKEESIPAFPKEELEKVVNGINDFLQPANTHIQFQLHEKLNEYYVTVVDNQTREIVREIPSKKMLDLYAAMTEFLGFVVDKKI, from the coding sequence ATGATGATCGATAAAATGTCATCCCAGCCCGGTCCGCGCATCTCAGAAATCGACACGAAACCTATTAAACTTCCAGAATATAAAAAAGAAGAAAGCATACCCGCATTTCCAAAAGAAGAATTAGAAAAAGTCGTTAACGGCATTAATGATTTTCTTCAGCCAGCTAACACGCATATTCAGTTTCAGCTGCATGAGAAACTGAATGAATATTATGTAACTGTTGTAGACAATCAAACAAGAGAAATCGTACGGGAAATCCCATCAAAAAAAATGCTCGATCTATACGCAGCGATGACTGAGTTTCTAGGCTTTGTTGTCGACAAAAAAATCTAG
- the hag gene encoding flagellin Hag, which translates to MRINHNIAALNTYRQLNSASGAQSKSMEKLSSGMRINRAGDDAAGLSISEKMRGQIRGLDQASRNAQDGISLIQTAEGALNETHSMLQRMRELAVQGSNDTNTTEDRTAIQDEANQLAKDINRIAKDTQFNGQDLLTGKGGPGGTGAFTFQVGANEDQQITLTVADMTGGTGLSIATGDDEAATAIDISSTAAVATAAITTINDAIKTVSAERSNLGSYQNRLDYAINNLNTSSENLTAAESRVRDVDMAKEMMNQTKNSILSQAAQAMLAQSNQMPQGVLQLLR; encoded by the coding sequence ATGAGAATTAATCATAATATTGCGGCTCTTAATACTTACCGTCAGTTGAACAGTGCTTCTGGTGCACAGTCAAAATCTATGGAAAAATTATCTTCCGGCATGCGTATCAACCGTGCAGGGGATGATGCAGCTGGTCTGTCAATATCTGAAAAAATGAGAGGTCAAATCCGAGGATTAGATCAAGCATCTCGCAATGCACAAGATGGTATTTCATTAATTCAAACAGCTGAAGGAGCATTAAATGAAACTCATTCTATGCTTCAACGTATGCGTGAATTAGCTGTACAGGGTTCAAATGATACAAATACAACTGAAGACCGTACTGCAATTCAAGATGAAGCTAACCAATTAGCAAAAGATATAAATCGAATTGCAAAAGATACCCAATTTAATGGTCAAGATTTATTAACTGGTAAAGGTGGACCAGGAGGAACTGGTGCTTTTACTTTCCAAGTGGGTGCTAATGAAGATCAGCAAATTACACTTACTGTTGCAGATATGACTGGTGGAACTGGTTTATCTATCGCTACTGGTGATGACGAAGCAGCAACTGCTATTGATATCTCTTCAACAGCAGCAGTTGCAACAGCTGCAATTACAACAATCAATGACGCAATTAAAACTGTTTCTGCTGAAAGATCTAATTTAGGTTCTTATCAGAACCGTTTAGATTATGCAATCAACAATCTAAACACATCTTCTGAAAACTTAACTGCCGCAGAGTCTCGTGTGCGTGACGTTGACATGGCGAAAGAAATGATGAACCAAACAAAGAATTCTATTCTTTCTCAAGCAGCACAAGCAATGCTGGCTCAATCCAATCAAATGCCTCAAGGAGTTTTACAACTTCTGAGATAA
- the csrA gene encoding carbon storage regulator CsrA: MLVLTRKTGEAIQIGDDIEITVISIAGDQVKIGISAPKNVDIHRKEIYLSIQEENNKAAEVSLDMLAQLKNRKP, from the coding sequence ATGCTTGTTTTAACAAGGAAAACTGGAGAAGCCATTCAAATTGGCGATGATATTGAAATCACGGTAATCTCTATCGCTGGCGACCAAGTGAAAATCGGTATTAGCGCTCCTAAAAATGTTGATATCCACCGCAAAGAAATCTATCTTTCCATTCAAGAGGAAAATAACAAAGCAGCAGAAGTTTCACTAGATATGCTTGCTCAATTAAAGAACAGAAAACCTTAA